One segment of Shewanella piezotolerans WP3 DNA contains the following:
- a CDS encoding TolC family protein codes for MKRSLCAILLVFPLSIQAKPIAFDQAWQQLLQVSDKLQAGTQEVNRAEAERVAGEDMNLPSISLKGSYTRLEKPIELDLRDLNPLASMDPATLPPALGGALAGIPSSMFITPFTEQDIFRSSLQAMWPIYTGGKITAAQAIHEAHVAEKEEQLKLTTRDLFVSLVDRYYAVAVTETLAQTQKQLVDSLTQHASHAQKLEEQGQIAKVERLNAQVALENAKVSYGSAKRQAEMAMIALSRMLHERQVDATSSMFMLNNAPSLPQLSQLTMNQHPALKLLAAKEEQAQGLISVEKGSYYPTVFLYGNYTLYEDDSLFSKVEPDWMVGVGVNIPLISRDGRSGKVEAAKSALLQARYTKAQTQQDLNLLLEQSYRQLLQAQEEVVSLNTSLSLAEENKRLRDIAFRQGLSTSIEKVDAELKLTAVETQQLGAQYRYVQAYARLMAISGQLDEFIGRSFKQGEYNAH; via the coding sequence ATGAAACGTTCGCTTTGTGCTATTTTGTTAGTTTTTCCGCTGTCGATACAAGCTAAACCGATAGCTTTTGATCAAGCTTGGCAACAGTTGCTCCAAGTGAGTGATAAGTTGCAAGCTGGTACGCAAGAGGTTAATCGTGCAGAGGCTGAAAGAGTCGCTGGCGAAGACATGAACTTACCTTCAATAAGTTTAAAGGGAAGTTACACACGGCTAGAGAAACCGATAGAGTTAGATCTGCGCGACCTAAACCCCTTGGCATCAATGGACCCCGCGACACTTCCGCCTGCTTTAGGGGGGGCGTTAGCAGGGATCCCATCGTCAATGTTTATCACTCCGTTTACCGAGCAAGATATTTTCCGTTCGAGCTTACAGGCGATGTGGCCAATCTATACCGGCGGAAAGATTACCGCTGCACAAGCGATTCATGAAGCCCACGTTGCCGAGAAAGAGGAGCAGCTAAAGCTAACCACTCGGGATCTATTCGTCAGTCTAGTCGATCGCTATTACGCTGTAGCGGTAACCGAAACCTTAGCTCAGACTCAAAAGCAGTTGGTTGATTCCCTCACGCAGCATGCATCCCATGCACAAAAGCTAGAGGAGCAAGGGCAAATAGCTAAGGTCGAGCGACTCAATGCACAGGTTGCACTTGAAAATGCTAAGGTCAGTTACGGTAGCGCTAAACGCCAAGCTGAAATGGCAATGATCGCGCTGTCTCGTATGCTGCATGAGCGTCAAGTCGATGCAACCTCGTCAATGTTTATGCTAAATAATGCGCCGTCACTGCCGCAATTGTCTCAATTGACCATGAATCAGCATCCGGCTTTGAAGTTGTTAGCTGCGAAAGAGGAGCAAGCTCAAGGGTTAATAAGTGTCGAGAAGGGAAGTTACTATCCAACTGTTTTCCTATACGGTAATTACACTCTTTACGAAGATGATAGTTTGTTCTCTAAAGTTGAACCCGATTGGATGGTCGGCGTTGGAGTGAATATTCCACTGATTAGCCGAGATGGTCGCAGTGGTAAAGTCGAAGCCGCTAAGAGCGCACTGTTACAGGCTAGATATACAAAAGCACAAACTCAACAAGATTTAAATCTATTACTGGAACAAAGCTATCGACAGTTACTGCAAGCGCAGGAGGAGGTGGTCTCGCTGAATACCTCCCTGAGTTTGGCAGAAGAAAATAAGCGACTACGAGATATTGCCTTCAGGCAGGGGCTATCAACTTCTATCGAAAAAGTGGATGCAGAGCTTAAGCTCACAGCCGTTGAAACTCAGCAACTTGGCGCGCAATATCGCTATGTACAAGCCTATGCAAGACTGATGGCGATTAGCGGTCAGTTAGATGAATTTATTGGAAGAAGCTTTAAGCAAGGGGAATATAATGCGCACTAA
- a CDS encoding ABC transporter permease has translation MLKRELTALLDDPWQLALISYIPLLSILGLWLLFSAGLPRQLPVAVVDLDQSQVSRALARQLQANPVTQPISYTDLASAVAAMQQADVYALLVLPHGLKRDLLTGKSPTIDIRYNSQFLLVGKLLSSQLQASMADGLKPLAAIKQLAAGVPKAKVAVNLSPVSSQTTALFNRNNNYVGFLVPPVLIALLQLVAMMVFANSLNRELRWNTTSEWMALGLWKGIAAKVLFYTPLVLLHGGFILALIYLYLDLPIAGSIALLIVAQLLMLLAVWLMVLLIFFALKDSARVISFCTAMFAPAFAFMGVTFPTHEMPELAQWWRVIMPTSHYIETHVAIVSYGQGWLATLPQFASYWGYLLLLIPISFLAKKGFESADDIAIAMTQEES, from the coding sequence ATGCTAAAAAGGGAGCTTACTGCCCTGTTAGACGATCCTTGGCAGCTAGCACTTATCAGCTATATTCCGCTACTCAGTATTCTCGGTTTGTGGCTACTTTTTAGTGCCGGGCTACCAAGGCAACTGCCTGTGGCTGTAGTCGATTTGGACCAAAGTCAAGTTTCCCGTGCCTTAGCGAGGCAATTACAAGCGAATCCTGTCACGCAGCCTATCAGTTATACCGATCTTGCAAGTGCAGTTGCAGCGATGCAGCAAGCAGACGTTTATGCCTTGCTAGTACTGCCTCATGGCCTTAAGCGAGATCTACTGACCGGAAAAAGCCCAACTATAGATATTCGATATAACAGTCAGTTTTTGTTGGTGGGGAAATTGCTTTCAAGTCAGCTGCAAGCCAGTATGGCAGATGGATTAAAACCGTTAGCGGCAATCAAGCAGTTGGCAGCGGGTGTGCCTAAAGCCAAAGTTGCTGTTAATTTAAGTCCAGTGAGTAGCCAAACAACGGCGTTGTTCAATCGCAACAATAACTATGTCGGTTTTTTGGTGCCGCCAGTGCTCATTGCGCTATTACAATTGGTCGCAATGATGGTGTTTGCCAATAGTTTGAATCGAGAGCTACGTTGGAATACCACTTCAGAATGGATGGCATTGGGGCTTTGGAAAGGGATTGCGGCTAAGGTGCTGTTTTATACTCCACTCGTTTTATTACACGGTGGCTTTATTCTGGCGCTCATCTATCTGTATTTAGACTTGCCTATAGCAGGCAGCATTGCACTGTTGATAGTGGCGCAGTTACTCATGTTACTTGCCGTATGGCTGATGGTTCTATTAATTTTCTTTGCGCTAAAAGACAGCGCGCGAGTCATAAGCTTTTGCACCGCGATGTTTGCACCTGCGTTTGCGTTTATGGGGGTGACGTTCCCAACCCATGAGATGCCGGAATTAGCCCAGTGGTGGCGAGTCATTATGCCTACTAGTCACTATATTGAAACCCACGTTGCCATTGTTAGTTATGGCCAAGGTTGGTTGGCCACATTGCCACAGTTTGCCAGTTATTGGGGCTATTTATTGTTGCTTATACCGATTAGCTTTTTAGCAAAGAAAGGGTTTGAGTCAGCTGATGATATTGCGATAGCAATGACCCAAGAGGAGAGTTAG
- a CDS encoding carbon-nitrogen hydrolase family protein, whose product MQVNLLQCQSSRSVTENLAFIESQLKQLTRHIESKQLVVLPECCLLFGGRESQQLEYATDEAHSQLKQALAALASKYSIVLVAGSIPILAEDGRIYNRCYVFDTDSSILGFYDKLHLFDVEVSDGTKQYRESDAFCPGKHITVVDTPFGKLGLSICYDIRFPDLFRALREAGAEIIALPAAFTKVTGEAHWQVLLQARAIETQCFVLAAAQWGVHNEGGRETWGQSMIIGPWGNVIAEKPTGTGWLSAELDMSELVDVRAKMPIINHNRFQSPRLSE is encoded by the coding sequence ATGCAAGTGAACCTACTGCAATGTCAAAGCAGTCGCAGCGTAACCGAGAATCTAGCATTCATCGAGTCGCAGCTTAAACAGCTAACGCGTCACATTGAAAGCAAGCAGCTGGTGGTTCTACCTGAGTGCTGCTTGCTGTTTGGTGGGCGAGAGAGCCAACAGCTAGAATATGCCACCGATGAAGCTCACAGTCAGCTGAAGCAAGCCTTAGCTGCGTTAGCGTCGAAATACAGCATAGTGCTTGTCGCTGGCAGTATTCCTATTCTGGCTGAAGACGGCCGTATCTATAACCGCTGTTATGTATTTGACACCGATTCCAGCATATTGGGTTTTTACGATAAGCTGCATCTATTCGATGTAGAGGTGTCTGATGGCACCAAGCAGTATCGTGAAAGTGATGCGTTCTGTCCGGGTAAACATATCACGGTCGTTGATACTCCCTTTGGTAAACTCGGCTTGTCGATCTGCTACGATATTCGTTTCCCCGATCTATTTAGAGCGTTACGTGAAGCGGGAGCTGAGATTATTGCACTGCCAGCCGCCTTTACTAAAGTGACAGGTGAAGCGCATTGGCAAGTACTGCTGCAAGCTCGCGCCATCGAGACCCAATGTTTTGTTTTAGCCGCAGCGCAATGGGGAGTTCATAACGAAGGTGGACGTGAAACTTGGGGGCAAAGTATGATTATTGGCCCGTGGGGAAATGTTATTGCTGAAAAGCCGACTGGAACGGGCTGGCTGAGTGCAGAACTGGATATGAGTGAGTTGGTAGATGTTCGCGCTAAAATGCCAATAATCAACCATAATCGTTTTCAGTCACCGAGATTGAGCGAGTAA
- the tldD gene encoding metalloprotease TldD — translation MSFLTQVGQSLLQDGLAIDDLQSYLKRIHEHKIDFSDLYFQGSRHESWVLEDGIVKDGSFHIERGVGVRAITGEKTGFAYADEINPAALDAAATAARGIAISGGSGKVNAWKQQHDKALYLSSDPIAAMEEVKKIALLKEADAYIRSLDERIIQVVVSLSGVHEEILVAASDGTLAADIRPLVRFNCSVILQEGDKRERGGSGGGGRHSYDVLLADGDDGLPYCFAFAREAVRQAQVNLQAIDAPAGEMPVVLGAGWPGVLLHEAVGHGLEGDFNRKGSSAFSGKVGQQVASKLVTVVDDGTIADRRGSLSIDDEGTPTQKTVLIEDGILKGYMQDKLNAGLMGERSTGNGRRESYAHLPMPRMTNTYMEAGDSDPAEIIKSVKKGVYAPNFGGGQVDITSGKFVFSASEAYLIENGEITQPIKGATLIGNGPESMGQISMVGNDLALDKGVGVCGKDGQSVPVGVGQPTLKLDKLTVGGTA, via the coding sequence ATGTCATTTTTAACCCAAGTTGGACAAAGTCTTCTGCAAGATGGATTAGCTATAGATGATCTACAAAGCTATTTGAAGCGTATCCATGAGCACAAGATTGATTTCTCTGATCTTTATTTTCAAGGTAGTCGTCACGAGTCTTGGGTGCTAGAGGATGGCATTGTTAAAGACGGTAGTTTTCATATTGAACGTGGCGTGGGTGTTAGAGCCATAACCGGTGAGAAAACCGGTTTTGCCTACGCTGATGAAATCAATCCAGCAGCTTTAGACGCTGCAGCAACCGCTGCCCGCGGCATTGCGATCTCTGGTGGCAGTGGCAAGGTGAATGCTTGGAAGCAGCAACATGATAAAGCACTTTATCTGAGCTCTGATCCTATCGCAGCGATGGAAGAGGTTAAAAAAATTGCCCTTCTAAAAGAGGCTGATGCCTATATTCGAAGTCTGGATGAACGGATCATTCAGGTGGTAGTGAGTTTATCTGGAGTGCACGAGGAGATATTAGTTGCAGCCAGTGATGGCACATTGGCAGCCGATATCAGACCATTGGTTCGTTTTAATTGCAGTGTCATTTTACAAGAGGGTGACAAGCGCGAGCGCGGTGGCTCTGGTGGTGGCGGGCGTCATAGTTACGATGTCTTGCTGGCTGATGGCGACGATGGTCTACCCTATTGCTTTGCTTTTGCCCGAGAAGCTGTGCGCCAAGCGCAAGTTAATCTTCAAGCGATAGATGCTCCTGCGGGTGAAATGCCGGTGGTATTAGGCGCAGGTTGGCCCGGGGTGTTATTGCATGAAGCAGTAGGTCATGGCTTAGAAGGTGACTTTAACCGTAAAGGCAGCAGCGCCTTTAGCGGCAAGGTAGGGCAGCAGGTGGCCTCTAAATTGGTTACTGTAGTTGATGATGGCACTATTGCCGATCGCCGCGGCTCATTGAGCATTGATGATGAAGGTACGCCAACCCAAAAGACAGTGCTGATTGAAGATGGGATCTTAAAAGGCTACATGCAAGATAAGCTTAATGCAGGCCTGATGGGTGAACGTTCGACTGGTAATGGTCGCCGTGAATCTTATGCTCACCTGCCGATGCCACGTATGACTAACACCTACATGGAAGCAGGGGATTCTGATCCGGCAGAGATCATCAAGTCTGTTAAGAAGGGGGTTTACGCACCTAACTTTGGTGGTGGTCAGGTCGATATAACTTCAGGGAAGTTTGTTTTTTCTGCTTCTGAAGCCTACCTTATTGAAAACGGTGAAATTACCCAGCCAATTAAAGGCGCAACCTTAATTGGTAATGGCCCTGAGTCTATGGGGCAGATTTCGATGGTCGGTAATGATCTAGCACTGGATAAAGGCGTCGGAGTTTGTGGTAAAGATGGGCAAAGTGTGCCAGTTGGAGTTGGTCAACCTACTCTTAAACTGGATAAATTGACCGTTGGTGGTACCGCTTAA
- a CDS encoding ABC transporter permease produces MSFLQLILAELKAILADKTIVLTVFGGVLFYAILYPLPYLNQVPTEQQLVVVDHDNSSLSRQLIRHADASAKIQVVAKVGSIDEAKSWIETGMAHGLLVIPADFRRNLLLGRGVTLSYGGDASYFLIYSAVAEGLIAAGLDAGKNVQRSGLLAQGSGAQAADKSLNVIKLNSIPAFNPSLGYTPYIVPGLFLLILHQTLLIGTSILGASQWQQAGYWQQINPLKLICGRLVAFMLIYSLLTSFYVGYCYYWYDVSLQASFGQVALLLLPFLLATTAAGIAFSSLFTRRDLPTQVLLLISMPILFVSGFVWPTALIPESVVAISQIFPAVPGIMAMLELNQMGASWQSIMPQWLQLWGMTAIYFALAWFGVNQRLAVAEEVG; encoded by the coding sequence ATGAGTTTTTTACAGCTTATTCTCGCCGAGTTGAAAGCAATACTAGCAGACAAAACCATAGTGCTAACTGTATTTGGTGGCGTGCTTTTTTACGCTATTCTCTATCCTTTACCCTATCTCAATCAAGTGCCTACCGAGCAACAACTGGTGGTGGTTGATCACGATAATTCCTCATTAAGTCGGCAGCTTATCCGCCATGCTGATGCCAGTGCTAAAATTCAAGTGGTCGCAAAAGTAGGTTCCATTGATGAGGCTAAAAGCTGGATAGAAACAGGCATGGCGCACGGCCTGTTGGTTATTCCTGCTGACTTTAGGCGTAACCTGTTACTTGGGCGCGGGGTAACGTTGAGCTATGGTGGTGATGCGAGTTACTTTCTAATTTACTCTGCTGTAGCGGAAGGGTTGATTGCAGCGGGTCTTGATGCTGGTAAAAATGTTCAACGTTCAGGTCTACTGGCTCAAGGTAGCGGCGCACAAGCGGCAGATAAAAGCCTTAATGTAATTAAGCTCAATAGTATTCCAGCTTTTAACCCGAGTTTAGGCTATACCCCTTATATCGTTCCGGGACTGTTTTTACTGATCTTGCATCAGACACTATTGATAGGTACCAGTATTCTTGGAGCAAGCCAGTGGCAACAAGCTGGCTACTGGCAGCAGATAAACCCCCTTAAATTGATATGTGGTCGGCTGGTGGCTTTTATGCTGATTTATAGCCTGCTAACCAGCTTTTATGTTGGCTATTGTTACTATTGGTACGATGTAAGTTTGCAGGCAAGCTTTGGTCAAGTGGCGTTACTGCTACTGCCATTTTTGCTGGCAACGACGGCGGCGGGAATTGCATTTAGTAGTCTTTTTACTCGACGTGATTTGCCGACACAGGTGTTACTGCTGATCTCCATGCCAATTCTCTTTGTGTCAGGTTTTGTATGGCCAACTGCCTTGATCCCTGAATCTGTGGTGGCCATTTCACAAATATTCCCTGCTGTACCCGGCATTATGGCAATGTTAGAGCTGAATCAAATGGGCGCATCATGGCAAAGTATTATGCCGCAGTGGCTGCAACTGTGGGGAATGACGGCTATCTATTTTGCTTTAGCTTGGTTTGGTGTGAATCAGCGTTTGGCTGTGGCAGAGGAAGTAGGATAA
- a CDS encoding HlyD family secretion protein: MRTNRILAAVAFIALIGILAYGLVLAYTPKSQVLQGQIEAREYNISSKVPGRVEQVLVRRGDKVNQGDLLYAIYSPELQAKLMQAEGGRDAAKAMQQEADNGARKQQIMASKEQWLKAQAASKLASTTFERVEALFNEGVLARQKRDEAFTQWQAAKYTEQAALAMYQMADEGARDETKAAAAGNARMAEGAVNEVNAILADSQMRSPKNAEVSEVLLQAGELAPSGFPVVSLIDMSDAWAVFQIREDQLKLVKQGQTLSLTIPALERDVEFTVSHIAVMGDFATWRATESGHDFDMRTFQVELRPNEVIADLRVGMSVLFAL; the protein is encoded by the coding sequence ATGCGCACTAATCGCATCTTGGCAGCAGTCGCTTTTATTGCGCTCATAGGGATACTCGCTTACGGCTTAGTGTTAGCTTATACGCCGAAATCTCAAGTTTTACAGGGGCAGATAGAAGCGCGTGAATATAATATCTCCTCTAAGGTACCTGGCCGGGTTGAGCAGGTACTAGTGCGCCGCGGTGACAAAGTCAATCAAGGTGATCTCCTGTATGCTATCTACAGTCCTGAGCTGCAGGCCAAGCTGATGCAAGCTGAGGGGGGGCGTGATGCTGCTAAAGCGATGCAGCAAGAAGCCGATAACGGAGCTCGCAAACAGCAAATCATGGCATCAAAGGAGCAGTGGCTAAAAGCGCAAGCGGCTTCCAAGCTTGCCAGCACCACTTTTGAACGCGTCGAAGCGTTATTTAACGAAGGCGTATTGGCGAGACAGAAGCGAGATGAAGCGTTCACGCAATGGCAAGCGGCTAAATACACAGAGCAAGCGGCATTAGCCATGTATCAGATGGCTGATGAAGGTGCTCGCGATGAAACTAAAGCTGCCGCTGCGGGTAATGCGCGTATGGCTGAAGGCGCAGTCAATGAGGTCAATGCAATCCTCGCGGATAGCCAGATGCGTTCGCCAAAAAATGCCGAGGTCAGTGAAGTATTATTGCAGGCCGGTGAGCTTGCTCCAAGCGGTTTTCCAGTTGTGAGTCTTATCGACATGAGCGATGCTTGGGCGGTGTTTCAAATTAGAGAAGATCAGCTCAAATTGGTTAAACAGGGACAGACGCTGTCATTGACTATCCCAGCCCTAGAGCGTGACGTCGAATTTACCGTTAGCCATATTGCGGTAATGGGCGACTTTGCAACTTGGCGTGCAACAGAGAGCGGCCATGACTTTGATATGCGTACCTTTCAAGTCGAACTACGCCCCAACGAAGTGATTGCTGATCTACGAGTCGGCATGTCAGTTCTATTCGCTTTATAA
- a CDS encoding Ig-like, group 1 yields MRLTKKLAALPVTLLCLSALSGCNGASGDNEDTDNSGVYSLSLSYKTVVDGQCAEATDALSFSADSSFCAVAHLKQAGSDRNGKLIAFSTSFGELSAATKLTNSSGLAEVIVSHSAANEGAGTLTANFSENENTASGTRNFEFTSATSPSEPTFSLNSAIINGTTIVTQFKAEETVQLQAQFLDEQGLGVAGKMATFVAGSVTLTPNSALTKENGIAQVSYTPTESELGAANMSVTLESDGKTYQSSGLYEVLAKDAVSEEGIIVIGSFSADGATFTENQLATTLPLVDGKYMVSAGGTFGVTADLATKNDDGSYTRLQTPTSVSFSSSCVLSNSASIDSPVTSLSGTASSTFQNSSCSGNSERDDQITATVVAGNQSIAANLDFSLASQTLANLSFVSAEPTSIRIKGTGGTGSSESSLITFKVSDANGQAIAQQQVDFSLDTSVGGISFSNGDTTISNTSNSSGLVSASVLSGTIPTPVRVLATAMGTDDESVTTQSEQLSINTGLPQQLGFSASASISNPEAGDFNGEKVSITTYASDSFGNPAPDDTTINFTAEGGQIVSSCLTVNGACSVEWTSASPRVPDHRITILAYALGHETFFDTNGNNIFDDADGGSVALACLDRDGNAVACSGNGMDIETYHAGGFSDLGDAFRDDDESYTHTSGEPYFNTAAKDSYTATDGKFNGPQCDSTSLCGEGLANKTYIRKALILTMSGSQAHFEIKQDGITIYSDGDDAAAIVTNAIPAGASSTFSIRFFDSANQIMPVDTTLNTTANQGELTADAYTVPNRNGIGGTTTGFTLTNDIDPASSGEPAKTSQVSIDVDTPKSVKSSIGFAVELTGT; encoded by the coding sequence ATGCGCCTCACCAAAAAGCTGGCCGCCCTCCCTGTTACTCTTTTATGTTTATCAGCCTTAAGTGGTTGTAATGGCGCCTCAGGCGATAATGAAGATACCGATAATAGCGGTGTTTATAGCCTGTCTTTAAGCTATAAAACTGTGGTTGACGGACAATGTGCAGAAGCTACTGATGCACTTAGTTTCAGTGCCGATAGTTCATTCTGTGCAGTCGCTCACCTTAAGCAAGCTGGCAGTGACCGTAATGGTAAGCTTATCGCCTTCTCAACCAGCTTTGGCGAGCTTTCAGCGGCAACAAAATTGACCAACAGCAGTGGTCTAGCCGAAGTCATTGTTAGTCATTCAGCTGCAAATGAAGGTGCAGGCACTCTAACAGCAAACTTCTCTGAAAATGAAAATACAGCCAGTGGCACTCGTAATTTCGAATTCACCTCAGCCACATCGCCGTCAGAGCCAACATTTAGCTTAAATAGCGCCATCATTAATGGCACTACCATAGTGACTCAATTCAAAGCTGAAGAGACAGTACAACTGCAAGCACAGTTTTTGGATGAACAGGGCTTAGGCGTTGCCGGAAAAATGGCAACTTTCGTGGCCGGTAGTGTAACGCTAACGCCAAATTCTGCACTCACTAAAGAAAACGGTATCGCTCAAGTAAGTTATACCCCAACAGAAAGTGAACTCGGTGCAGCAAACATGTCGGTAACGTTAGAGAGTGACGGTAAAACATATCAAAGCTCTGGTCTTTATGAAGTATTGGCAAAAGATGCAGTCAGTGAAGAGGGTATAATTGTTATCGGCAGTTTCTCTGCTGATGGTGCAACATTTACAGAAAACCAATTAGCCACAACATTACCACTCGTTGATGGCAAATACATGGTTAGCGCTGGCGGCACCTTCGGTGTCACTGCTGATTTAGCAACAAAAAACGATGATGGCAGCTACACTCGGCTACAAACTCCTACCAGTGTAAGTTTCAGCTCAAGCTGTGTATTAAGTAATAGTGCCAGTATCGACTCACCAGTGACCTCACTTTCAGGCACAGCCAGTTCTACTTTCCAGAACAGCAGTTGCAGCGGTAATAGCGAACGCGATGACCAGATCACTGCAACAGTGGTTGCAGGCAACCAAAGCATCGCTGCCAACCTTGATTTCTCACTCGCAAGCCAAACATTAGCTAACTTAAGCTTTGTATCAGCAGAGCCAACTTCAATCCGCATTAAAGGTACAGGTGGCACAGGTTCAAGCGAATCGTCACTGATCACCTTCAAAGTGTCAGATGCCAATGGTCAAGCTATTGCACAACAGCAAGTCGACTTCTCTCTCGATACGAGTGTCGGTGGGATTAGCTTCTCCAACGGTGACACAACAATTAGCAATACCAGTAACTCTAGTGGCTTGGTCAGCGCCAGCGTGCTTTCCGGCACAATTCCAACGCCTGTTCGCGTACTTGCAACTGCGATGGGTACTGATGATGAGAGCGTCACGACACAGTCAGAGCAATTGAGTATTAATACAGGTTTACCGCAACAACTTGGATTTAGCGCATCGGCATCAATATCCAATCCAGAAGCTGGGGATTTCAATGGAGAGAAAGTCTCTATTACCACCTACGCCTCAGACAGCTTTGGTAACCCAGCGCCCGATGACACCACCATTAACTTTACCGCTGAAGGCGGGCAAATTGTTTCTAGCTGTTTAACTGTAAATGGTGCCTGTAGTGTTGAATGGACCTCTGCCAGCCCAAGAGTGCCAGATCACCGTATTACGATTTTGGCCTACGCTCTTGGTCACGAAACTTTTTTCGATACCAATGGTAATAACATATTTGATGATGCCGACGGCGGCTCAGTGGCTTTAGCCTGTTTGGATAGAGATGGCAATGCCGTGGCTTGTTCAGGCAATGGTATGGACATTGAAACATACCATGCGGGTGGTTTTAGCGACCTTGGCGATGCATTCAGAGATGATGATGAATCTTATACTCATACCTCTGGCGAACCTTACTTTAATACTGCAGCCAAAGATAGTTACACTGCAACCGATGGCAAATTCAACGGCCCTCAGTGTGACAGCACCAGCTTATGTGGTGAAGGTTTAGCCAACAAGACTTATATCCGCAAGGCGCTTATTTTGACCATGTCAGGCTCGCAGGCTCATTTCGAAATAAAACAAGATGGCATTACTATCTATAGTGATGGTGATGATGCTGCTGCGATTGTAACCAATGCAATTCCAGCAGGCGCCTCATCCACCTTCAGCATTCGCTTCTTCGACAGTGCCAACCAAATCATGCCTGTTGACACGACACTCAATACCACCGCCAATCAGGGTGAACTTACCGCCGATGCTTACACTGTACCTAACCGCAACGGTATTGGCGGAACGACCACTGGTTTCACGCTAACTAATGATATAGATCCCGCTAGCAGTGGTGAACCAGCCAAGACTAGCCAAGTATCCATTGACGTCGATACACCAAAGTCGGTGAAATCTAGCATCGGTTTTGCGGTTGAGCTCACAGGCACTTAA
- the yjgA gene encoding ribosome biogenesis factor YjgA, which yields MKIVGDSEHFHQPYDKNDDYESRADAKREIVIYQELGKKLILLSKSQIERLNLDEIVYDNVLKAKTIKINTEAYRRHLQYIGKLMRYVDIEELQLAMKNVLNQNSNESAKTNVADKTRDQLLNEGDPAIQALIEKHPQLDRQKLRQFVRQAKKELTKNADITLSKTAKELSKYLRNEITE from the coding sequence ATGAAGATTGTCGGTGACTCAGAACACTTCCACCAGCCCTATGACAAAAATGATGATTACGAAAGCAGAGCAGATGCTAAGCGTGAGATCGTCATCTATCAAGAACTAGGTAAAAAATTGATTTTACTTAGTAAAAGTCAGATTGAGAGACTCAATCTAGATGAAATAGTTTATGACAACGTATTAAAAGCGAAGACGATTAAGATCAATACTGAAGCCTATCGTCGTCACCTGCAATATATTGGCAAATTGATGCGCTACGTCGACATTGAAGAGCTACAGCTCGCAATGAAAAATGTATTGAATCAAAACAGCAATGAAAGCGCTAAAACTAACGTTGCAGACAAGACGCGTGATCAGCTGCTGAACGAAGGCGATCCTGCGATTCAAGCATTAATAGAGAAGCATCCACAGCTTGATAGACAGAAGTTACGTCAGTTTGTACGTCAGGCAAAGAAAGAACTGACTAAAAATGCTGATATTACTCTGTCGAAAACAGCGAAAGAGTTAAGTAAATATTTACGTAACGAAATCACAGAATAA